One genomic region from Balaenoptera acutorostrata chromosome 1, mBalAcu1.1, whole genome shotgun sequence encodes:
- the LOC103011990 gene encoding LOW QUALITY PROTEIN: olfactory receptor 10J1-like (The sequence of the model RefSeq protein was modified relative to this genomic sequence to represent the inferred CDS: substituted 1 base at 1 genomic stop codon): protein MKKENHTLVSEFTFQGFSSFHEHQLTLFIMFFALYMLTLAGSIIIMTIISLDRHLHTPMYIFPSMLSASETMYTFIIILKMLCNLTGLSQPISLAGCATQMFFIILAINNCFLLTAMGHDCYVAICNPLRYSVIMNKRACIQLVWGACSIGLIVAMTQVTSVFRLPFCATKVAHFICDIXPVMKLSCTDMTVNEILTLIISILVILVPMGLVFISYILIISTILKIAFAKGQKKAFATGASHLTVFMVHYGCASIAYLKPKLENTKDQDQLISVTYTIITPLLNPVVYTLRNKEVKDALLRATGRKLS from the coding sequence ATGAAGAAAGAGAATCACACTTTGGTGAGTGAGTTTACTTTCCAGGGTTTCTCCAGCTTCCATGAGCACCAGCTCACCCTCTTTATTATGTTCTTTGCACTGTACATGTTAACCTTGGCAGGCAGTATCATCATTATGACCATCATTAGCCTTGATCGTCACCTCCACACCCCCATGTACATCTTCCCCAGCATGCTGTCAGCTTCAGAGACCATGTACACATTCATCATTATACTCAAGATGCTCTGTAACCTCACAGGCCTGAGTCAGCCCATTTCTCTGGCAGGTTGTGCCACTCAGATGTTCTTCATCATTTTGGCCATCAACAACTGCTTCCTGCTCACAGCAATGGGGCACGACTGCTATGTGGCCATTTGCAACCCCTTGAGGTACTCTGTCATCATGAACAAGAGGGCGTGCATCCAGCTGGTGTGGGGGGCCTGCAGCATTGGGCTGATTGTAGCCATGACACAGGTTACATCTGTATTCAGGTTACCTTTCTGTGCTACAAAGGTGGCCCACTTCATCTGTGACATCTGACCTGTGATGAAGCTCTCCTGCACTGACATGACTGTCAATGAGATCCTGACTTTAATCATCAGTATCCTGGTGATCCTAGTTCCCATGGGATTGGTTTTCATTTCCTACATCCTCATCATCTCCACCATCCTTAAAATTGCCTTTGCTAAGGGCCAGAAGAAGGCCTTTGCCACAGGTGCTTCCCACCTCACTGTGTTCATGGTCCACTATGGCTGTGCCTCCATTGCCTACCTCAAGCCCAAGTTAGAGAACACCAAGGATCAGGATCAGCTAATCTCAGTGACCTACACCATCATCACCCCCCTACTGAACCCTGTGGTGTACACTCTGAGGAACAAAGAGGTCAAGGATGCTCTGCTCCGGGCCACTGGCAGGAAGCTTTCCTGA